Proteins encoded within one genomic window of Panacibacter microcysteis:
- a CDS encoding outer membrane beta-barrel protein — protein sequence MKRNLLLLFTVVFFSTVSYAQTSSVKGIIRDTSSRENLANTTVALLRGKDSILVKFTRTNTNGAFELKGIDTGKYVLLITYPKYADYVENLTIKDSAAAMDLGTIPVILKANLLQEVIVRQTISAIRVKGDTTEYNADSFRVQPNASVEDLLKKLPGIQVDRNGQITAQGEKVQKVLVDGEEFFGDDPTLVTQNLRADMIDKVQVFDKKSDQANFTGIDDGERQKTLNLKLKDNKKNGYFGKINAGAGTDGYHDNQAMINSFKNKQKIALYGIVSNTGTSGLNWQDQSNFGDNPLGNADYDETGGYFFIEGGGDDLDSWDGRYNGQGYPLVQTGGVHYNNKWNDDKNNLNLNYKIMQLHVTGNSATEAQSILPDSTSFYNNSTQNFANEILRNRGNGSYEYTFDTTSSIRITADGGIDHKTTRSTDYSEALGNDKSPINNSQRNTSTIGDNRTVNSNILWKKKLKKKGRTVSFNLREKFSNNTSDGYLYADNRFFNNGAETNEITDQYKAYNSKNISFDSKITYSEPLSKVSSIVVNYGVVINNSNSERSSYNKSNEGKYTIVDSIFSNDYAFNVFTHRAGANYSLFRKKLKFNAGTNVGITSFDQKDMISKTTVRRSFVNWFPQANFSYNFSQQRRVFLRYNGSTEQPSIQQIQPVATNDDPLNIAIGNPDLKPAFRSNINLGFFDFKVLTERNIWTNVGYTFTQNAIGSRDFVDPSTGKRVYQSVNVDGNRSIYAYMDYGIKLKKLETRIGLNANVNGSRYVSIVNDSLNTTNSGSYTLGLNINKDKEKKYSFYVSPSATYTTSKSSIQTGLPTKYWTFNINTSFDVFLPLKFQIHSDCDFNFRQKTEVFSTNNNVILWNAWVGKKFMKKENLLVKVTGHDLLNQNIGFDRTVNSNYISQRTYSTIQRFFLLSLVWNFTKAGTTAPGMQ from the coding sequence ATGAAAAGAAACCTGTTATTGCTTTTTACGGTCGTCTTTTTTTCAACTGTATCATATGCGCAAACCTCTTCTGTAAAAGGAATCATAAGAGATACAAGCAGCCGGGAAAACCTTGCTAATACCACCGTTGCACTGTTGCGCGGCAAAGATTCGATACTTGTAAAATTTACCCGAACCAATACGAATGGCGCGTTTGAATTAAAAGGTATTGATACCGGCAAATACGTATTGCTGATCACCTATCCCAAATATGCGGACTATGTTGAAAATCTAACCATAAAAGACTCAGCCGCAGCCATGGATCTTGGCACCATACCTGTTATTCTGAAAGCAAACCTTTTGCAGGAGGTGATTGTACGGCAAACTATAAGCGCCATACGTGTAAAGGGTGACACCACTGAATATAATGCAGATAGTTTTCGCGTACAGCCAAACGCATCTGTAGAAGACCTGCTGAAGAAACTACCTGGTATACAGGTTGACAGAAACGGGCAGATAACGGCCCAGGGCGAGAAGGTACAAAAAGTGTTGGTGGATGGGGAAGAATTTTTTGGCGATGACCCCACGCTTGTGACCCAGAACCTGCGCGCAGACATGATTGATAAAGTGCAGGTTTTTGACAAAAAAAGTGACCAGGCCAATTTTACCGGTATAGATGACGGAGAACGGCAAAAAACATTGAACCTGAAGTTGAAAGACAATAAAAAGAATGGCTATTTCGGCAAGATCAATGCAGGTGCAGGTACAGATGGGTATCATGATAACCAGGCGATGATCAATTCGTTTAAGAACAAGCAAAAAATTGCATTGTACGGTATCGTTTCAAACACCGGTACATCGGGCCTCAACTGGCAGGATCAAAGTAATTTTGGCGATAATCCATTGGGCAATGCAGACTATGATGAAACCGGTGGCTACTTCTTTATTGAAGGCGGTGGAGACGACCTTGATTCCTGGGACGGAAGATACAACGGGCAGGGATACCCACTGGTACAAACAGGCGGAGTACATTACAACAATAAGTGGAATGATGATAAAAACAACCTGAACCTAAACTATAAGATCATGCAATTGCATGTAACGGGTAACAGTGCTACAGAAGCGCAATCTATTCTGCCGGATTCAACCTCTTTTTACAATAATTCCACGCAAAATTTTGCCAACGAAATTTTACGCAACCGTGGTAACGGCAGCTATGAATATACATTTGATACAACTTCTTCTATCAGGATAACAGCAGACGGCGGCATAGACCATAAAACAACACGCAGTACAGATTATTCCGAAGCGTTGGGCAACGACAAATCGCCTATCAATAACTCCCAGCGCAACACTTCTACCATTGGTGATAACCGCACGGTAAACAGTAATATTCTTTGGAAAAAGAAGCTGAAGAAAAAAGGGAGAACTGTATCTTTTAACCTACGTGAGAAATTTTCGAACAACACATCTGATGGATATTTGTATGCTGACAACCGGTTCTTTAACAACGGCGCAGAGACCAATGAAATAACCGACCAGTACAAAGCCTATAATTCTAAGAATATTTCATTCGATTCCAAAATAACTTACTCCGAGCCGTTGTCGAAGGTTTCTTCTATAGTCGTTAATTATGGTGTTGTTATCAATAACAGTAATTCAGAAAGAAGTTCTTATAACAAAAGCAATGAAGGTAAGTATACGATCGTAGACAGTATTTTCAGCAATGATTATGCATTCAATGTATTTACACACCGGGCAGGTGCCAATTATAGTTTATTCAGGAAGAAATTGAAATTTAATGCCGGTACCAATGTAGGTATTACCAGTTTCGATCAGAAAGACATGATCTCAAAAACAACGGTCAGGCGCAGCTTTGTGAATTGGTTTCCGCAGGCCAATTTTTCCTATAATTTTTCCCAGCAAAGAAGGGTATTCCTTCGTTACAATGGAAGCACCGAACAACCATCTATTCAGCAGATACAACCGGTAGCCACGAATGATGACCCGCTGAATATTGCCATTGGTAACCCCGATCTTAAACCAGCTTTCAGAAGCAACATCAACCTCGGCTTTTTTGACTTTAAAGTGCTTACTGAGCGTAACATCTGGACAAATGTGGGCTACACTTTTACCCAGAATGCAATTGGCAGCAGAGACTTTGTTGACCCGTCTACCGGCAAGCGCGTTTACCAGTCGGTAAATGTAGATGGTAACCGCTCTATCTATGCATATATGGATTATGGTATCAAGTTGAAAAAGCTGGAGACAAGAATAGGCCTTAATGCGAATGTAAACGGAAGCCGTTATGTGAGCATTGTAAATGATAGCCTCAATACCACTAACAGCGGCAGTTATACCCTGGGACTTAACATTAATAAGGATAAAGAAAAGAAATATAGTTTTTATGTTTCACCTTCTGCCACTTATACTACCAGTAAATCATCTATTCAAACAGGTTTGCCCACAAAATACTGGACCTTTAATATCAACACCAGTTTCGATGTATTTCTGCCACTTAAATTCCAGATACATTCTGATTGTGACTTTAATTTCAGGCAAAAGACAGAAGTGTTCAGTACCAATAATAATGTTATTCTCTGGAACGCATGGGTGGGCAAGAAGTTTATGAAGAAAGAAAACCTGCTGGTAAAAGTTACCGGCCACGATTTGCTGAACCAGAATATTGGCTTCGACCGTACCGTTAACAGCAATTATATCTCACAAAGAACTTATAGCACCATTCAGCGATTTTTCCTTTTGTCGCTTGTATGGAATTTTACTAAGGCAGGAACTACTGCACCCGGTATGCAATAA
- the glgB gene encoding 1,4-alpha-glucan branching protein GlgB, which yields MKHDNSDQQPIQNTPPKYEDIHFVDSTKPVWNYSLFSQEDIQNFQQGTHYRLYELFGNKQLNVLGTPGTYFAVWAPNATQVSVTGNFNNWEKDAHQLFVRLDHSGIWEGFIPHVVAGESYKYHIHGFQGIQLDKGDPFAHLWEMRPLTASITWGTFYEWKDEAWMQQRTEHNKLTAPWSVYEVHLASWMRPDKFDEESYNTYAQITERLVPYVKEMGFTHVEFMPVMEHPFDGSWGYQGTGFFAPTSRFGAPQDFAAMVDAFHQAGIGVILDWVPSHFPYDSHGLFMFDGTHTYEYADMRKGYHPDWNSYIFNYARGEVKSFLISSARFWCDRFHADGLRVDAVSSMLRLDYSRNAGQWEPNEFGGNGNLEAIEFIKDLNATLYRDFSGIQTIAEEATDWPKISKPLYDGGLGFGMKWMMGWMHDTLDYFKMDPIYRQFHQDKFSFSMMYFHDENFMLPLSHDEVVHGKSPMLYKMPGDDWQKFANLRLLYTYMFTHPGGKLLFMGNEFAATTEWNYKSELQWNLLNFVSHGGMKYCIQKLNELYRGEPALHEKQFDPGGFEWVDLNHRADTVLSFRRKGENPKDDIVVILNMTPLVRNNWEVHVHGKNNWKEIFNSDSKEFWGTGDVFNPEIKAEMVDGDDNWYKLKIHLPALSAVVIK from the coding sequence TTGAAGCACGACAACAGTGATCAGCAGCCTATACAAAATACACCTCCCAAATACGAGGATATACATTTTGTTGACAGTACAAAACCTGTATGGAATTATTCCTTGTTTTCGCAGGAAGACATTCAAAACTTTCAGCAGGGCACACACTACAGGTTATACGAACTGTTTGGCAATAAACAACTGAATGTACTGGGTACACCAGGTACCTATTTTGCTGTATGGGCACCAAACGCTACACAGGTAAGCGTTACAGGAAATTTTAATAACTGGGAAAAAGATGCCCATCAGCTTTTTGTACGGTTAGATCACTCAGGTATATGGGAAGGTTTTATACCGCATGTTGTAGCCGGGGAATCATACAAATATCACATACACGGTTTCCAGGGCATACAACTTGACAAGGGAGACCCTTTTGCCCATTTATGGGAAATGCGCCCTTTAACAGCATCCATTACATGGGGCACTTTTTATGAGTGGAAAGATGAAGCATGGATGCAGCAAAGAACGGAGCACAATAAACTTACAGCTCCCTGGAGCGTGTACGAAGTGCACCTCGCAAGCTGGATGCGGCCAGATAAATTTGATGAAGAGTCTTACAATACCTATGCGCAAATAACTGAGAGACTTGTTCCCTATGTAAAGGAAATGGGTTTTACCCATGTTGAATTCATGCCTGTTATGGAACACCCTTTCGACGGAAGCTGGGGATACCAGGGCACCGGATTTTTCGCACCCACTTCACGTTTTGGTGCTCCCCAGGATTTTGCTGCTATGGTAGACGCATTTCACCAGGCCGGCATTGGTGTAATACTCGATTGGGTTCCTTCGCATTTCCCGTACGATTCACATGGACTCTTTATGTTCGATGGCACGCATACATATGAATATGCAGACATGCGAAAGGGCTATCACCCGGACTGGAATTCCTATATTTTCAATTATGCACGGGGCGAGGTAAAAAGTTTTCTTATCAGCAGCGCCAGGTTCTGGTGCGACCGCTTTCATGCAGACGGTTTGCGTGTAGATGCAGTAAGTTCAATGCTGCGGCTCGATTACAGCCGCAATGCAGGACAGTGGGAACCCAATGAATTTGGCGGCAATGGTAACCTGGAAGCCATTGAGTTCATCAAAGACCTCAACGCTACTTTATACAGGGATTTCTCCGGCATACAAACAATAGCAGAAGAAGCTACCGATTGGCCAAAGATCAGTAAACCGTTGTACGATGGCGGCCTCGGCTTTGGTATGAAATGGATGATGGGCTGGATGCATGATACGCTCGATTACTTCAAAATGGATCCAATCTACCGACAGTTCCACCAGGATAAATTCAGCTTTAGCATGATGTATTTTCACGACGAAAATTTCATGCTTCCGTTAAGCCACGACGAAGTGGTTCATGGCAAAAGTCCCATGCTGTACAAAATGCCTGGCGATGATTGGCAAAAATTTGCCAACCTGCGTTTGCTATACACCTACATGTTCACACATCCTGGTGGCAAACTACTCTTCATGGGCAATGAGTTTGCAGCAACTACCGAATGGAATTACAAAAGCGAACTGCAGTGGAACCTCCTCAATTTTGTAAGCCATGGCGGCATGAAATATTGCATCCAAAAACTGAACGAATTATACCGGGGCGAGCCTGCATTGCACGAAAAACAATTCGATCCCGGTGGTTTCGAATGGGTAGACCTCAATCATCGGGCAGATACAGTACTAAGTTTCAGAAGAAAAGGAGAGAACCCCAAAGACGACATCGTTGTTATTTTAAATATGACGCCGCTGGTACGCAACAATTGGGAAGTACATGTACACGGCAAAAACAACTGGAAAGAAATTTTCAACAGCGACAGCAAAGAATTCTGGGGTACCGGTGATGTTTTCAACCCCGAGATCAAAGCTGAAATGGTTGACGGAGATGATAACTGGTATAAGTTAAAAATTCACCTGCCCGCCCTCAGTGCAGTTGTAATAAAGTAA
- a CDS encoding GLPGLI family protein, with amino-acid sequence MKSVIIITALFFSGFLSKAQNAIFLTQGRIEYEKKINLYAALDDDEDAAWRDLMKKTTPQFKITYFDLTFNGDKTLYQPGRENTDNNRMWQSPAEDNIIFTDLQSHLSTSRKNVYEQGFLISDTARKINWKITDETRTIAGFECRRANALIMDSIYIVAFYTESIIPGGGPESFTGLPGMILGLAIPHEHITWFATKVYNEQIPEASLKAPAKGKKISNTALLTTLQDRMKDWGKWARRYIIQIMI; translated from the coding sequence ATGAAGTCTGTAATCATTATAACCGCATTGTTTTTTTCCGGCTTTTTAAGCAAAGCACAAAATGCCATTTTTCTAACGCAGGGAAGAATTGAGTATGAAAAAAAGATCAATTTGTATGCTGCCCTCGATGATGATGAAGATGCTGCGTGGCGCGACCTGATGAAGAAAACAACACCGCAATTTAAGATCACTTACTTTGATCTTACGTTCAATGGTGATAAAACCTTATACCAGCCCGGCCGTGAAAACACTGACAACAACCGCATGTGGCAAAGCCCTGCAGAAGACAATATCATTTTCACCGATCTTCAGTCGCACCTAAGTACAAGCCGCAAAAATGTTTACGAGCAGGGGTTTCTTATCAGTGATACGGCACGTAAAATAAACTGGAAGATTACAGACGAAACCAGGACCATTGCAGGTTTCGAGTGCAGGCGCGCAAATGCACTCATCATGGACTCTATTTATATCGTAGCTTTTTACACCGAAAGCATTATTCCGGGCGGCGGCCCCGAATCTTTTACAGGCCTGCCGGGCATGATCCTTGGCCTCGCCATTCCGCACGAACACATTACCTGGTTTGCCACAAAAGTTTATAACGAACAAATCCCCGAAGCTTCTTTAAAAGCACCCGCCAAAGGCAAAAAAATTTCCAATACAGCATTACTGACAACACTCCAGGACAGGATGAAAGATTGGGGGAAATGGGCCAGGAGATATATTATCCAGATAATGATATAG
- a CDS encoding metal-dependent transcriptional regulator encodes MLSQTEENYLKALFHLTAETAGKSEAGTNEIAGTLNVKPATANDMLKKLKEKKLIHYEKYGKVSLTTFGKKQAIEIIRKHRLWETFLYECLEFTWDEVHEVAEQLEHIHSVKLIEKLEKFLAYPEFDPHGDPIPNARGELKMQTRKTLSEVAVGKTCKLIAVKDNSASFLQYAVKVGLGLSSKIKVTARHEFDATIDIEVNGKTSSVSQKFAENVFVI; translated from the coding sequence ATGCTTTCGCAAACAGAAGAAAATTATTTAAAAGCCTTGTTCCACCTAACTGCTGAAACCGCCGGTAAATCAGAGGCAGGAACAAACGAGATTGCGGGTACGCTCAATGTAAAGCCGGCTACAGCAAACGATATGCTGAAAAAACTGAAAGAAAAAAAGCTGATCCATTACGAGAAATACGGTAAAGTTTCGTTGACAACTTTTGGCAAAAAGCAGGCGATTGAGATCATCCGCAAACATCGCCTATGGGAAACCTTCTTATATGAATGCCTCGAGTTTACATGGGATGAAGTACACGAAGTGGCTGAACAGCTTGAGCATATTCATTCTGTGAAACTGATTGAAAAGCTCGAAAAATTCCTGGCCTATCCTGAGTTCGATCCTCATGGAGATCCTATCCCCAATGCCAGGGGCGAACTTAAAATGCAGACCCGCAAAACATTATCAGAAGTAGCGGTAGGTAAAACCTGCAAACTAATTGCTGTAAAAGATAATAGTGCATCTTTTTTGCAATATGCGGTAAAGGTTGGGCTCGGGCTCAGCAGCAAGATAAAAGTAACCGCACGCCACGAGTTTGATGCAACCATCGACATTGAGGTAAACGGGAAAACCTCGAGTGTAAGCCAGAAGTTTGCCGAAAACGTGTTCGTTATCTGA
- a CDS encoding TonB-dependent receptor: MKTSLYLPPIFIFTLLSLSLQAQVKLSGTVTTEGFPAQGATVRIAELHRQTLTGNKGDFLFADIPAGLYTITANYIGCNMHEQKLFIDSSAFTLNIALSKTDNKLEEVVVTGVFKGLLVKENPVAITSVSLKKIDQSVETNIIDALVKNVPGLNVVKTGPNVSKPFIRGLGYNRVLTLYDGIRQEGQQWGDEHSIEVDGYNIEKAEVIKGPASLMYGSDALAGVVSLYPQKPESADSKLHGRIVSEYQSNNNLIGNGVQVNYNNGRFSFALTGSARYAKNYRNALEGRVYNTGFREKSFSVFTGYTTKAGYSHLRYTYYNNQQGIPDGSRDSLTRKFTYQQFEAGEDTVSKRPLADDAMLNSYRLSPLHQHIAHQRLYTHHYYKAGNGSIDVLLGLQQNTRKEYNHPTVPDKPGMFVKLNTINYGIRYNTPKISGFETAIGINGMLQTNSSIDATDFPIPDYQLKDAGLFIYTKWKKEKLTVSGGIRYDVRKINWENFYVKNNPLSGFDGKVTGADTMGATLQFPAYNKTFHGVSASAGFTLQLSNKLNLKINVGRGYRSPNITEMASNGLDPGAHIIYLGNRNFKPEFSLQEDVGLNFNSTNLSAELSVFNNHIKNYIYLSLLADENGNAITDAQGNKTYQYRQSSAWLYGAEFFASFHPRYIKGFVFDNSLSVVYGINTDEAVKGKGIQGAYLPLMPPLKWQSTIMQKIETGHALITTVSVKAELEYVATQNRYLGLNNTETKTPGYTLLNAGLHTTIQYSKAKSLQLYLIANNLLNNTYQSHLSRLKYFEYYTASPAGTFGMYNMGRNVCIKLVLPF; this comes from the coding sequence TTGAAGACCAGCCTATACTTACCGCCAATATTTATTTTTACGCTGCTCAGTTTAAGCTTACAAGCGCAGGTAAAATTATCCGGCACTGTAACAACCGAAGGTTTTCCTGCACAGGGAGCAACGGTACGTATTGCTGAACTTCACCGGCAGACTTTAACCGGCAACAAGGGAGATTTTTTGTTTGCAGATATTCCTGCAGGCCTTTATACAATAACTGCCAATTATATTGGCTGCAACATGCATGAACAAAAGCTTTTTATTGATTCATCAGCGTTTACGCTAAACATTGCACTTTCAAAAACAGACAATAAACTGGAGGAAGTGGTGGTAACAGGCGTTTTCAAAGGATTGCTTGTTAAAGAAAACCCGGTGGCTATAACGAGTGTGTCGTTAAAAAAAATAGACCAGTCTGTTGAAACAAACATTATAGATGCGCTTGTTAAAAATGTACCTGGCCTCAACGTTGTAAAGACCGGCCCCAATGTCTCCAAGCCATTTATACGTGGCCTTGGCTATAACCGTGTGTTGACTTTATACGACGGCATAAGACAGGAAGGCCAGCAATGGGGCGACGAACACAGTATTGAAGTTGACGGCTACAACATAGAGAAAGCCGAAGTAATCAAGGGGCCTGCAAGTCTTATGTATGGCTCCGATGCATTGGCAGGCGTAGTGAGTCTATACCCGCAAAAACCGGAAAGTGCTGATAGTAAATTACACGGCAGAATCGTTTCTGAGTACCAGTCTAACAATAACCTTATTGGCAATGGCGTACAGGTCAATTATAACAATGGCCGGTTTTCATTTGCATTGACTGGCTCTGCACGATATGCAAAAAACTATCGCAACGCGTTGGAAGGCCGCGTGTATAACACCGGTTTCCGCGAAAAAAGCTTTTCTGTTTTTACAGGTTACACTACCAAAGCCGGCTATAGCCATTTGCGCTATACGTATTACAATAACCAGCAGGGTATACCGGATGGCAGCAGGGATTCTCTCACAAGAAAATTTACCTACCAGCAGTTTGAAGCAGGGGAGGATACAGTTAGCAAACGACCCCTTGCAGATGACGCAATGCTAAACAGTTACCGGCTTTCGCCACTGCACCAGCATATAGCACACCAGCGGTTATATACCCATCATTATTACAAAGCAGGCAACGGCAGCATTGATGTACTGCTGGGCTTGCAGCAAAACACCCGCAAAGAATATAACCACCCTACCGTGCCTGATAAGCCTGGTATGTTTGTAAAACTCAACACAATCAACTATGGCATCAGGTATAATACGCCTAAAATTTCCGGGTTTGAAACAGCGATCGGCATCAATGGTATGCTGCAAACCAACAGCAGCATCGACGCTACTGACTTTCCTATCCCGGACTATCAGTTGAAAGACGCCGGGCTATTTATTTATACCAAATGGAAAAAAGAAAAACTTACCGTTAGCGGCGGTATTCGATACGATGTAAGAAAGATCAACTGGGAAAATTTCTATGTAAAAAACAACCCGCTTTCCGGTTTTGATGGTAAGGTAACCGGTGCTGACACCATGGGTGCAACTTTGCAGTTTCCTGCTTACAACAAAACATTTCACGGTGTATCTGCAAGTGCAGGCTTTACATTGCAGTTAAGCAACAAACTTAATCTTAAGATCAATGTTGGCAGGGGTTACCGCTCTCCAAATATTACCGAGATGGCTTCAAACGGGCTAGATCCGGGAGCACACATTATCTACCTCGGCAACAGGAATTTTAAACCGGAATTTTCTTTGCAGGAAGATGTAGGCCTGAATTTCAACAGCACAAATTTATCCGCAGAACTGAGTGTGTTTAACAACCATATCAAAAACTATATTTACCTGTCATTGCTGGCAGATGAAAATGGCAATGCCATTACAGATGCACAGGGAAACAAAACATACCAGTATCGTCAATCCTCCGCGTGGTTGTATGGCGCAGAATTCTTTGCCTCATTTCATCCCCGCTATATCAAAGGTTTTGTTTTCGACAATAGTCTTTCCGTTGTATATGGCATCAACACAGATGAAGCTGTAAAAGGCAAAGGAATACAGGGGGCATACTTACCGCTTATGCCGCCATTAAAATGGCAAAGCACCATCATGCAAAAAATTGAAACAGGTCATGCGCTCATAACAACCGTTTCTGTAAAGGCCGAGCTTGAATATGTGGCAACACAGAACAGGTATTTAGGCCTCAACAACACAGAAACGAAAACACCTGGCTATACGCTTTTAAACGCCGGCCTGCATACAACTATACAATACAGTAAGGCAAAAAGCCTGCAGTTGTATCTCATCGCCAATAATCTTTTAAACAACACTTACCAGTCTCATTTAAGCAGGCTAAAATATTTCGAATATTATACAGCATCACCTGCAGGAACTTTTGGCATGTACAACATGGGCAGAAATGTATGTATAAAACTGGTGCTCCCTTTTTAG
- a CDS encoding RNA polymerase sigma factor: MDEKRLVKDCLRCLPAAQRELYDLFAPQMMAVCYRYTKSVNDAEDVLQEGFIKVYKNLHQYRFDGELGAWIRAIMVRTSLNYLKKNQPYSYEFTYDDVSMHPVEEATPLVVLNAKELADMIRQLPTGYQAIFNLHAVEGYTHVEIGKMLGIHEGTSRSQYMRARTLLTSWLEHKSSVGVKKERYAGK; encoded by the coding sequence ATGGATGAAAAAAGACTGGTAAAAGACTGTTTAAGATGCCTGCCTGCGGCTCAACGGGAGTTGTACGACCTGTTTGCGCCGCAAATGATGGCCGTTTGCTACCGATATACCAAATCTGTAAATGATGCAGAAGATGTTTTGCAGGAAGGATTTATTAAAGTGTATAAAAACCTGCACCAATATCGTTTTGATGGAGAACTGGGTGCCTGGATAAGGGCTATTATGGTCAGGACATCACTCAATTACCTCAAAAAAAATCAACCTTACAGTTATGAATTCACCTATGATGATGTATCCATGCATCCCGTTGAGGAAGCAACTCCACTTGTTGTTTTAAACGCCAAAGAACTTGCCGACATGATAAGACAGTTGCCAACAGGCTACCAGGCAATCTTTAACCTGCATGCGGTGGAAGGCTATACGCACGTGGAGATCGGTAAAATGCTCGGTATTCATGAGGGTACATCAAGATCTCAATACATGAGGGCCAGAACTTTATTAACAAGCTGGCTGGAACACAAAAGTAGTGTTGGTGTAAAAAAAGAAAGATATGCCGGAAAATGA
- a CDS encoding PAS domain S-box protein, translated as MIPNWLKHSKTNLVLLFDSNGNVREYNDALAKAFCVSGKLLFTSEIFTGTEFEEFQHLSNVVLNDSFAHIEFISHDPQSNLYTWEFTLFTENIIIGIAQQNSVTKRTQSIIKESHLIDSFMNNSPASAWICDAAGRLLNMNRYYLAFTGLSINDIGKSLWDIFPQHLADLYQLNNNIVLTTQKVLKTEEISIDLKGRTRNFLVYKFPLTTIDHNKLVGGWAIDITELKAAEQKVYEHDLKIKELAFLQSHEVRRPLANMLGLLELIRTDVSNVIEPSLKDMLLYIQLSATELDNEIKRVIDRLQA; from the coding sequence ATGATTCCTAACTGGCTAAAACATTCCAAGACTAACCTTGTACTGCTCTTTGATAGCAACGGCAACGTCAGGGAGTACAATGATGCGCTGGCAAAAGCTTTTTGCGTTTCCGGTAAACTCCTGTTTACCAGCGAAATCTTTACCGGCACTGAGTTTGAAGAATTTCAACATCTGAGCAATGTAGTATTAAACGACTCTTTCGCTCATATCGAATTTATTTCGCACGATCCGCAGAGCAATCTTTACACATGGGAATTTACCCTTTTTACTGAAAACATCATCATTGGCATCGCCCAGCAAAACAGTGTAACCAAAAGAACACAGTCTATCATTAAAGAATCCCATCTTATTGATAGCTTCATGAACAACAGTCCCGCCTCCGCGTGGATCTGCGATGCCGCAGGCCGGCTCCTGAACATGAACAGGTACTATCTTGCCTTCACAGGGCTTTCCATAAACGATATTGGCAAAAGCCTGTGGGACATCTTTCCGCAACACCTTGCAGATTTATACCAGCTCAACAATAATATTGTGCTTACTACGCAAAAAGTGCTGAAAACAGAAGAAATCAGCATCGACCTGAAAGGCAGAACCAGGAACTTCCTGGTATATAAATTCCCGCTTACAACAATTGATCATAATAAACTCGTCGGCGGCTGGGCCATCGATATTACCGAGTTAAAAGCAGCAGAGCAAAAAGTTTACGAGCACGATCTGAAAATAAAGGAACTCGCATTTTTACAGTCGCACGAAGTAAGAAGGCCACTGGCAAATATGTTAGGTTTACTCGAGCTTATCAGGACAGATGTAAGCAATGTTATAGAACCATCATTAAAAGATATGCTGCTGTACATTCAGCTAAGCGCAACAGAACTGGATAATGAAATAAAGCGTGTGATAGACAGGCTGCAGGCGTAA